A genome region from Microbacterium terricola includes the following:
- a CDS encoding preprotein translocase subunit YajC: MADWILPGLLVVLLVFMFWSSRRRMAKQKLEQEEKANQTVPGAEVLLQGGLYGTIVSFDPENLDQPAIVELAPGVEIKVHSQAILRVVTPTVVEEGADAPEIETISETDAPEIETIEETRARLDDESTPDTDPGTKPQA; the protein is encoded by the coding sequence ATGGCTGATTGGATTCTGCCTGGCCTTCTGGTCGTGCTCCTCGTCTTCATGTTCTGGAGCTCGCGTCGTCGCATGGCGAAGCAGAAGCTCGAGCAGGAGGAGAAGGCGAACCAGACCGTTCCCGGCGCCGAGGTCCTGCTGCAGGGCGGCCTCTACGGCACGATCGTCTCGTTCGACCCCGAGAACCTCGACCAGCCCGCGATCGTCGAGCTCGCTCCGGGCGTCGAGATCAAGGTGCACAGCCAGGCGATCCTGCGCGTCGTGACGCCGACCGTCGTCGAGGAGGGCGCAGACGCCCCCGAGATCGAGACGATCTCCGAGACCGACGCACCTGAGATCGAGACGATCGAGGAGACCCGTGCGCGTCTCGACGACGAGAGCACGCCCGACACCGATCCCGGAACCAAGCCTCAGGCCTGA
- the ruvB gene encoding Holliday junction branch migration DNA helicase RuvB translates to MDELRDAAEPVDETELAIEGALRPASLAEFVGQHKVRGQMQLLLDAARIQSRPADHILLSGPPGLGKTTLAMIVAHESNRPLRMSSGPAIQHAGDLAALLSSLTPGEVLFIDEVHRMARSAEEMLYLAMEDFRIDIMVGKGAGATSIPLDLAPFTLVGATTRSGLLPNPLRDRFGFTAHLEYYEPAELERVLERSAAMLGVTLPPQARAEIARRSRGTPRIANRLLRRVRDYIIVYGDPSTGSGAGATEAIVDAALDLYDVDRIGLDRLDRAVLDAVVRRFRGGPVGLSTLAVTVGEEAETIESVVEPYLVRIGFLGRTPRGRVATPEAYEHLGVPHGDSALRFDDL, encoded by the coding sequence GTGGATGAGCTGAGGGATGCGGCGGAGCCCGTCGACGAGACGGAGCTCGCCATCGAGGGCGCACTGCGCCCGGCCTCGCTCGCGGAGTTCGTCGGGCAGCACAAGGTGCGGGGGCAGATGCAGCTGCTGCTCGACGCCGCGCGGATCCAGTCACGGCCCGCCGACCACATCCTGCTCTCCGGTCCTCCCGGTCTCGGCAAGACGACGCTCGCGATGATCGTCGCGCATGAGAGCAACCGGCCTCTGCGGATGTCCAGCGGCCCCGCGATCCAGCACGCCGGCGACCTCGCCGCGCTGCTGTCGAGCCTGACGCCGGGCGAGGTGCTCTTCATCGACGAGGTGCACCGGATGGCGCGCTCCGCCGAGGAGATGCTCTACCTCGCGATGGAGGACTTCCGCATCGACATCATGGTCGGCAAGGGAGCCGGGGCCACCAGCATCCCGCTCGACCTCGCGCCGTTCACCCTCGTCGGCGCCACCACGCGCTCCGGGCTGCTGCCCAACCCGCTGCGCGACCGCTTCGGCTTCACCGCGCACCTCGAGTACTACGAGCCTGCGGAGCTCGAGCGCGTGCTCGAGCGCTCGGCGGCGATGCTCGGCGTGACCCTGCCGCCGCAGGCGCGGGCGGAGATCGCGCGCCGCTCGCGGGGGACTCCGCGCATCGCGAACCGGCTGCTGCGGCGCGTGCGCGACTACATCATCGTGTACGGCGACCCGTCGACGGGCTCAGGGGCCGGAGCGACGGAGGCGATCGTCGATGCCGCGCTCGACCTGTACGACGTCGACCGGATCGGCCTGGATCGCCTCGACCGTGCCGTACTGGACGCCGTGGTGCGGCGCTTCCGCGGCGGCCCCGTCGGGCTCAGCACCCTCGCCGTCACGGTGGGGGAGGAGGCCGAGACCATCGAGTCGGTCGTCGAGCCGTATCTCGTGCGCATCGGCTTCCTCGGGCGGACGCCGCGCGGGCGTGTCGCGACCCCCGAGGCATACGAGCATCTCGGCGTTCCGCACGGCGACTCAGCGCTGAGATTCGATGACCTATAA
- the ruvA gene encoding Holliday junction branch migration protein RuvA, whose translation MISSLRGRAVHVDAEAVVVEVGGIGLSVAVPAPTARAVHLGDEVHLHTHLVVREDALALFGFDSREELTVFTLLISVTGVGPKSALGVLSTLTVPQIADAVSADDDAPFRRVSGIGPKTAKLIVVQLAGKITAASAVTGSAGTATTPDVIARVAQALMGLGWSERTAADAVATVAADAAPADRASVPALLRLTLAALGPARQEAARG comes from the coding sequence ATGATCTCCTCACTGCGCGGCCGCGCCGTCCACGTCGACGCCGAGGCTGTCGTCGTCGAGGTCGGGGGCATCGGTCTCTCGGTTGCCGTCCCCGCGCCCACGGCACGCGCGGTCCATCTGGGCGACGAGGTGCACCTGCACACGCACCTGGTCGTGCGCGAGGATGCGCTGGCGCTGTTCGGCTTCGACAGCCGTGAGGAGCTCACGGTCTTCACCCTGCTCATCTCGGTGACCGGGGTGGGCCCGAAGTCCGCCCTCGGGGTGCTCTCGACGCTGACGGTTCCGCAGATCGCCGACGCGGTCAGCGCCGACGACGATGCGCCGTTCCGGCGCGTGTCTGGCATCGGCCCGAAGACGGCGAAGCTCATCGTCGTGCAGCTCGCCGGCAAGATCACCGCGGCGTCCGCCGTCACCGGATCGGCCGGAACGGCGACGACGCCCGATGTGATCGCGCGGGTCGCCCAGGCGCTGATGGGGCTCGGCTGGTCGGAGCGCACGGCCGCGGACGCGGTCGCGACCGTCGCCGCCGATGCGGCCCCCGCCGACCGCGCGTCGGTGCCCGCCCTGCTCCGGCTGACCCTCGCAGCATTGGGCCCGGCCCGTCAGGAGGCGGCACGTGGATGA